Proteins found in one Amycolatopsis aidingensis genomic segment:
- a CDS encoding APC family permease: protein MALLARRLGTADAVVIGLGSMIGAGVFAAFAPASAAAGTGLLAALAIAGAVAYCNARSSAVLAAQYPVSGGTYVYGRERLGPWWGFTAGWGFVIGKTASCAAMALTFAAYAAPDIARPLAAAAVLALTAVNYFGITKTAGLARVLLTITLLGIAAVLVAVFGGGQVDAAVLGGGWTGGVSGLLQAAGLLFFAFAGYARIATMGEEVRDPGRTIPRAISIALVAALVLYAVVAVGLLLVLGPEALAGSRAPLADAVRAGGMDWLAPAARIAAAVASLGALLALITGIGRTTLAMARNHDLPGWLAAVNSRRQVPHHAELVLALVVCALVLTLDLRGAIGFSSFGVLVYYAIANASAFTLPAGLRRMPRWLPVFGLGGCLLLAATLPWQSVLAGVLVFAVGLGGRVVVRARRA, encoded by the coding sequence ATGGCACTGCTGGCACGGCGGCTGGGCACGGCGGACGCCGTGGTGATCGGACTCGGGTCGATGATCGGCGCCGGGGTGTTCGCCGCCTTCGCGCCCGCCTCCGCCGCCGCGGGGACCGGCCTGCTGGCTGCCCTCGCCATCGCCGGGGCGGTCGCCTACTGCAACGCTCGCAGCTCGGCCGTGCTGGCCGCCCAGTACCCGGTCTCCGGTGGCACCTATGTGTACGGAAGGGAGCGGCTCGGCCCGTGGTGGGGTTTCACCGCGGGCTGGGGCTTCGTGATCGGCAAGACGGCCTCCTGCGCGGCCATGGCGCTCACCTTCGCCGCCTATGCGGCGCCGGATATCGCCAGGCCGCTCGCCGCCGCTGCGGTACTCGCGTTGACCGCGGTCAACTATTTCGGCATCACCAAGACCGCCGGGCTGGCCAGGGTGCTGCTGACCATCACCCTGCTGGGTATCGCCGCGGTACTGGTGGCGGTGTTCGGCGGCGGCCAGGTGGATGCCGCGGTTCTCGGCGGCGGGTGGACCGGCGGGGTGTCCGGCCTGCTCCAGGCCGCAGGCCTGCTGTTCTTCGCCTTCGCGGGCTACGCGCGGATCGCCACCATGGGCGAGGAGGTGCGCGATCCGGGCCGGACGATCCCGCGCGCGATCAGCATCGCGCTGGTGGCCGCGCTGGTGCTGTATGCCGTGGTCGCCGTGGGCCTGCTGCTCGTACTCGGCCCGGAGGCGCTGGCGGGTTCCCGCGCACCGCTGGCCGATGCGGTGCGGGCAGGCGGGATGGACTGGCTGGCCCCCGCCGCGCGGATCGCAGCCGCCGTGGCCAGCCTCGGCGCGTTGCTGGCGCTGATCACCGGAATCGGGCGCACCACGCTGGCCATGGCCCGCAACCACGACCTGCCCGGCTGGTTGGCCGCGGTGAACTCCCGGCGGCAGGTGCCGCATCATGCCGAGCTGGTGCTGGCGCTGGTGGTGTGTGCCCTGGTGCTGACGCTCGACCTGCGCGGCGCCATCGGATTCTCGTCGTTCGGGGTGCTGGTGTACTACGCCATCGCGAACGCCTCGGCGTTCACCCTGCCCGCCGGGTTGCGCCGGATGCCCCGGTGGCTGCCGGTGTTCGGGCTCGGCGGTTGCCTCCTGCTGGCCGCCACCCTGCCGTGGCAGTCGGTGCTGGCCGGCGTCCTGGTGTTCGCGGTCGGCCTCGGTGGCCGGGTCGTGGTGCGTGCCCGCCGCGCCTGA
- a CDS encoding DUF3558 domain-containing protein, which produces MTIAGCSIQSTGSAQSVTTGRNQASSVPSAEALHIFDTMNACTMLDDILSGQGFKPGENKTARNECHASKTQYGAVAIALDPVQGMAEFRKTDPSAVETQINGRPALRSYRPADACDIAMKVAENARAIIGTTITQGYGRDACAEAKKYAKQLEPMLPKVQ; this is translated from the coding sequence ATGACCATCGCGGGTTGTTCTATCCAGAGCACGGGCAGTGCACAATCAGTCACAACGGGGAGAAACCAAGCGTCGAGCGTACCGTCAGCCGAAGCTCTGCACATATTCGACACCATGAACGCTTGCACAATGCTAGACGATATCCTGTCCGGACAAGGATTCAAACCTGGAGAAAACAAGACTGCTCGAAACGAGTGTCACGCCAGTAAAACCCAGTACGGCGCGGTCGCCATCGCGTTGGACCCGGTGCAGGGCATGGCGGAGTTTCGCAAGACGGACCCGAGCGCTGTCGAAACCCAGATCAACGGTCGCCCAGCCTTGCGCTCCTACCGTCCGGCTGACGCATGCGATATCGCCATGAAAGTCGCCGAAAATGCCAGGGCAATTATCGGAACCACGATAACCCAAGGATACGGTCGCGACGCATGCGCAGAAGCCAAGAAATACGCCAAGCAGCTTGAACCGATGCTTCCGAAGGTGCAGTGA
- a CDS encoding DUF3558 domain-containing protein, producing the protein MQKPVTWLAAAATLLVALGGCSQEEQGSPQPVEPTNNATSAPTNQPGDALASMDACTVLEELLAGQGFGPLESKTARNECGATKIRYGGVGLALAPTQNLAEFAATTPGATSFQINGRDAMEGEGQAGSCLVAMAVGEKARVMTSMNAVGSSGIDECAEARKYAKQLEPMLPKVQ; encoded by the coding sequence ATGCAGAAGCCGGTTACCTGGTTAGCCGCAGCAGCCACACTGCTGGTGGCCCTTGGCGGTTGTTCACAGGAAGAACAGGGGTCGCCGCAACCTGTTGAACCTACCAACAATGCCACCTCGGCACCCACAAACCAGCCTGGGGATGCACTGGCCAGTATGGATGCCTGTACGGTACTCGAAGAGCTACTGGCAGGTCAGGGATTCGGACCACTCGAAAGCAAGACCGCGCGTAACGAGTGTGGTGCTACGAAAATCAGGTATGGCGGCGTGGGTTTAGCCTTGGCCCCAACACAGAACCTAGCCGAGTTTGCAGCGACAACTCCAGGGGCAACCAGTTTTCAAATCAACGGCCGCGACGCCATGGAAGGCGAAGGCCAGGCGGGTAGCTGCCTGGTCGCCATGGCGGTTGGTGAGAAAGCTCGTGTCATGACCTCAATGAATGCCGTAGGTAGTTCAGGAATCGACGAATGTGCCGAAGCACGAAAATACGCCAAGCAGCTTGAACCGATGCTTCCGAAGGTGCAGTGA
- a CDS encoding ESX secretion-associated protein EspG: MAASFSAHLEELDILEEDLRLGRWVYPYEIPYASPTFTERAEQRARTWERLRESGLAIGDSLHPEVEDLLRAWSSPRVLVTQVATVTATDVRYLYRGGWQGKLGFISQQSGDRLLFERLRPEQVVPEMVSFLPEWPALRHNPATILTPARTGHSGEDELPVTDDSEGVERSNRKAIEHFFTAPMLRYGIISCSAREPDTRAQRGREQQLGSLTWFDTDDGRFFAVTEQLPDGAQRQTFTGADNRRIAQWLRERLSDVLEVGTG; the protein is encoded by the coding sequence TTGGCGGCGTCGTTCAGCGCGCACCTGGAAGAACTGGACATCCTGGAAGAGGATCTGCGCCTCGGTCGCTGGGTGTATCCGTACGAGATCCCGTACGCCAGCCCTACCTTCACCGAACGGGCCGAGCAGCGCGCACGTACCTGGGAGCGATTGCGCGAGAGCGGCCTGGCGATCGGCGACAGCCTGCACCCCGAGGTCGAGGACCTGTTGCGAGCGTGGTCGTCGCCTCGGGTGCTGGTGACCCAGGTGGCCACCGTGACCGCGACCGACGTCCGATACCTGTATCGAGGTGGCTGGCAGGGCAAACTGGGCTTCATCTCGCAGCAGTCCGGCGACAGGCTGCTGTTCGAACGGCTCCGGCCGGAGCAGGTGGTGCCGGAGATGGTGTCCTTCCTGCCCGAGTGGCCCGCCCTCCGGCACAACCCAGCCACGATCCTGACCCCGGCGAGGACGGGGCACAGTGGCGAGGACGAGCTGCCGGTCACCGACGACAGTGAGGGTGTCGAGCGCAGCAACCGGAAGGCCATCGAGCATTTCTTCACCGCACCGATGCTGCGCTACGGGATCATCTCCTGCTCGGCCCGCGAGCCCGACACCCGCGCCCAACGCGGCCGCGAGCAGCAACTCGGCTCGCTGACCTGGTTCGACACCGACGACGGCCGCTTCTTCGCGGTCACCGAGCAGCTTCCCGACGGTGCGCAGCGGCAGACCTTCACCGGTGCGGACAACCGCCGCATCGCCCAATGGCTGCGCGAACGGCTCAGCGACGTCCTCGAAGTGGGGACGGGTTGA
- a CDS encoding DUF397 domain-containing protein → MQAPRRETLQSSWFKSSHSNNAHGCVEARFAGRVVQVRDSKHHSPSPTLTFGRTAWATFLSDLRH, encoded by the coding sequence ATGCAGGCCCCTCGCCGCGAGACCCTTCAGTCCAGCTGGTTCAAGTCGAGCCACAGCAACAACGCCCACGGATGCGTTGAGGCCCGATTCGCCGGAAGGGTCGTCCAGGTCCGGGACAGCAAGCACCACTCCCCCAGCCCGACCTTGACCTTCGGCCGGACGGCCTGGGCCACCTTTCTGAGCGACCTTCGTCACTGA
- a CDS encoding DUF5753 domain-containing protein, whose translation MAPSSPVVARWDLGLRLRERRELLGLAGTRASKLIGLSPTFLSDVESGKKNVPEAKLGQIAAAYEFNEDETAELEELREVARHRGWWSKFSGLFAPEVLRFFGLEHGAETILTFNSSLIHGLLQTREYAQAIIESGSPNARLAEAGRRVEARLTRQRRLGGDDPLRLITVLSEAALRQQIGGPAVLRGQLLHLAQRIEEHPASLTVLIVPFAAPGHDALDGSFHVLSFPKPNLPSVAWVEMVTSMQLIEDPVQVKEYDIAHASATDVALSRADSLELIKQTARDLE comes from the coding sequence ATGGCACCGTCATCACCCGTCGTCGCACGCTGGGATCTCGGCCTGCGGCTACGCGAGCGTCGTGAACTGCTCGGCCTCGCCGGTACCAGGGCGTCCAAGCTGATCGGCCTCTCCCCCACGTTCCTCAGCGACGTGGAGAGCGGGAAGAAGAACGTCCCCGAGGCCAAGCTAGGCCAGATCGCGGCAGCTTATGAGTTCAACGAGGATGAGACCGCCGAACTCGAAGAGCTACGCGAGGTGGCCCGACACCGCGGCTGGTGGTCCAAGTTCAGCGGCCTCTTCGCCCCCGAGGTCTTGCGGTTCTTCGGCCTCGAACACGGCGCGGAGACCATCCTGACCTTCAACAGCAGCCTCATCCATGGCTTGCTGCAGACGCGCGAGTACGCGCAGGCGATCATCGAGTCGGGCAGTCCCAACGCCCGGCTCGCCGAAGCGGGACGCCGGGTGGAGGCACGGCTAACCCGCCAACGGCGGCTGGGCGGCGACGATCCGCTGAGACTGATCACCGTACTGAGCGAGGCCGCCCTCCGGCAGCAGATCGGTGGCCCAGCGGTACTGCGCGGGCAGCTCCTGCACCTGGCTCAGCGGATCGAGGAGCACCCGGCCTCGCTGACCGTCCTGATCGTGCCGTTCGCGGCACCGGGGCACGATGCGCTGGACGGCAGCTTCCATGTGCTGAGCTTCCCCAAGCCGAACCTGCCCAGCGTCGCGTGGGTGGAAATGGTGACATCCATGCAGCTCATCGAAGACCCTGTGCAAGTAAAGGAGTACGACATCGCGCACGCCAGCGCCACCGACGTGGCCCTGAGCCGGGCCGACTCGCTCGAACTCATCAAACAGACCGCAAGAGACCTAGAATGA
- a CDS encoding DUF397 domain-containing protein produces MTDRHTGWFKSSFSANNSSCVEARFAGPRVQLRDSKRRTAGPILEFDRTAWTAFLTELGR; encoded by the coding sequence ATGACGGATAGGCACACTGGCTGGTTCAAGTCGTCGTTCAGTGCGAACAACTCCTCCTGCGTCGAGGCGCGTTTCGCTGGTCCCCGGGTGCAGCTCCGGGACAGCAAGCGCCGCACCGCCGGCCCGATCCTGGAGTTCGACCGCACCGCATGGACCGCCTTCCTGACCGAACTCGGTCGGTGA
- a CDS encoding helix-turn-helix domain-containing protein → MPSSPTVASWDLGQRLREKRELVGLKGSAVAKRLELSAQFLSAAEHGRKKLPVDKLDALIKLYEVPEDEAAELRTLRDASAQRGWWTQFTALFSDELLRLFGFEHGAESICAFDNGLMNGLLQTEDYARAIIEAGSPNIRLAEVDRRVEARMIRQRRLSGADPLQLTAIMSESTIRQQVGGPVVLAAQLDRLLRLIEDHQNNLDVRIVPYTATGHHAMGGSSFNLMTFPSGKVATLVWQETVTSTELIADPLMVREYGLAYAEIEKVTLDRKATVDLIAKVARELR, encoded by the coding sequence TTGCCCTCGTCCCCAACCGTGGCCAGCTGGGACCTCGGGCAACGACTCCGCGAGAAGCGAGAGTTGGTGGGCCTGAAGGGGTCCGCTGTGGCCAAGCGGCTCGAACTGTCCGCACAGTTCCTCAGCGCGGCCGAGCACGGCAGGAAGAAGCTGCCCGTGGACAAGCTCGACGCGCTGATCAAGCTCTACGAGGTACCAGAGGACGAGGCCGCCGAGCTACGCACCCTGCGCGACGCCTCCGCGCAGCGCGGCTGGTGGACCCAGTTCACGGCGCTGTTCAGCGACGAGCTGCTGCGCCTGTTCGGCTTCGAGCACGGTGCCGAGTCGATCTGCGCCTTCGACAACGGCCTGATGAACGGGTTGCTGCAGACCGAGGACTACGCCCGCGCGATCATCGAGGCCGGTAGCCCGAACATCCGGCTGGCCGAGGTCGACCGCCGGGTGGAGGCCCGGATGATCCGGCAACGACGGCTGAGCGGCGCGGATCCGCTCCAGCTGACCGCAATCATGAGCGAGTCCACGATCCGCCAGCAGGTCGGCGGTCCCGTCGTGCTCGCGGCGCAGCTCGATCGCCTGCTGCGGCTCATCGAGGACCACCAGAACAACCTGGACGTCCGGATCGTGCCGTACACCGCGACCGGCCACCACGCGATGGGCGGCTCCTCGTTCAACCTGATGACGTTCCCCTCCGGCAAGGTCGCTACCCTGGTGTGGCAAGAAACGGTCACCTCCACCGAGCTCATCGCGGACCCGCTGATGGTCCGGGAGTACGGCCTTGCCTACGCGGAGATCGAGAAGGTCACGCTGGACCGGAAGGCGACCGTGGACCTGATAGCAAAGGTCGCGAGGGAGCTGAGATGA
- a CDS encoding FecCD family ABC transporter permease: MPSRRALALTIGLLSAILGVSVVVAITLGPTVIPVADSLRYLAAALAGGSIDPAEVTGYSIIWQVRTPRVLLAMVVGAGLSVIGVAVQAMVRNALADPFILGVSSGASVGASAVVAFGLFAGLGVYALSAAAFLGALLASVLVYLAARSRAGLSPLRLVLTGVALAYGFQAVMSVIVFFAPFGEAARTVLFWLLGSLGGATWGSLPIAAIAVGLAIVLLLRRGRSLDVLAMGDETAASLGVDTAALRRGLFLLTAVVTGALVAVSGAIGFVGLVMPHLVRILIGASHTRVLIIAPFAGAIFLVWVDLVSRTLVAPRELPLGVITALVGVPVFVTLMRRRGYLFGGR; the protein is encoded by the coding sequence TTGCCGTCCCGCCGGGCACTCGCCCTCACCATCGGTCTGCTGTCGGCGATCCTCGGCGTCTCGGTGGTCGTGGCGATCACGCTGGGGCCGACCGTGATCCCGGTGGCCGACAGCCTGCGCTACCTCGCTGCTGCGCTCGCCGGGGGCAGCATCGACCCGGCCGAGGTCACCGGGTACTCGATCATCTGGCAGGTGCGCACCCCGCGGGTGCTGCTGGCCATGGTGGTCGGCGCCGGGCTGAGTGTGATCGGCGTCGCGGTGCAGGCCATGGTGCGCAACGCCCTGGCCGACCCGTTCATCCTCGGCGTCTCCTCCGGAGCCTCGGTTGGCGCCAGCGCGGTGGTGGCCTTCGGCCTGTTCGCCGGGCTCGGCGTGTACGCCCTGTCCGCGGCGGCCTTCCTCGGCGCCCTGCTCGCCTCCGTGCTGGTGTATCTCGCCGCGCGCAGCCGGGCCGGGCTCAGCCCGCTGCGCCTGGTGCTCACCGGCGTCGCCCTCGCCTACGGCTTCCAGGCCGTGATGAGCGTGATCGTGTTCTTCGCACCCTTCGGCGAGGCGGCGCGCACCGTGTTGTTCTGGCTACTGGGCAGCCTCGGCGGCGCCACCTGGGGTTCCCTTCCCATCGCGGCGATCGCGGTCGGGCTGGCCATCGTGCTGCTGCTGCGCAGGGGCCGGTCGCTGGACGTGCTCGCCATGGGGGACGAGACCGCGGCCAGCCTCGGCGTGGACACCGCCGCCCTGCGCCGGGGACTGTTCCTGCTCACCGCCGTGGTGACCGGCGCGCTGGTCGCGGTCAGCGGCGCCATCGGTTTCGTCGGCCTGGTCATGCCGCATCTGGTCCGCATCCTCATCGGCGCGAGCCACACCAGGGTGCTGATCATCGCCCCGTTCGCGGGCGCGATCTTTCTGGTGTGGGTGGACCTGGTGTCCCGCACCCTGGTCGCCCCGCGGGAACTGCCGCTCGGCGTGATCACCGCACTGGTCGGCGTCCCGGTGTTCGTCACCCTGATGCGCCGCCGCGGTTATCTGTTCGGAGGCCGTTGA
- a CDS encoding ABC transporter ATP-binding protein, producing MRLTLDAVSVEIAGATLLRELSLKAENGEVIGLVGPNGSGKSTALRCVYRALRPTTGAVLLDDTDLATRSLRESARSIAALTQESNTELDFTVEEVVALGRFPHRGGGGALDERERELCREAMRRTDISHLADRGVLSLSGGERQRVLIARALVQEPQVLVLDEPTNHLDVRHQVALLSFLRTCGLTVLVALHDLNLAAATCDRLAVLEAGALVEVGPPAQVLRPDLIRRVFGVTPSVVTHPGTGAPQLLYELIDPSPADSPTGPSTERSAQ from the coding sequence GTGCGACTCACCCTGGACGCGGTCTCCGTGGAGATCGCCGGAGCCACCCTGCTGCGCGAGTTGAGCCTGAAGGCCGAAAACGGCGAGGTCATCGGCCTGGTCGGCCCGAACGGCAGCGGCAAGTCCACCGCCCTGCGGTGTGTCTACCGCGCGTTGCGGCCCACCACCGGAGCCGTGCTGCTGGACGATACCGACCTGGCCACCCGCTCACTGCGGGAGAGCGCCCGCTCGATCGCCGCGCTGACCCAGGAGAGCAACACCGAACTCGACTTCACCGTCGAGGAGGTGGTGGCGCTGGGGCGCTTCCCGCATCGGGGCGGGGGCGGCGCGCTGGACGAGCGGGAGCGGGAACTGTGCCGGGAGGCCATGCGGCGCACCGACATCAGCCATCTCGCCGACCGCGGTGTGCTGTCCCTCTCCGGTGGGGAGCGGCAGCGGGTGCTGATCGCCCGCGCCCTGGTGCAGGAGCCGCAGGTGCTGGTGCTGGACGAGCCGACCAACCACCTCGACGTGCGGCACCAGGTCGCCCTGCTGTCCTTCCTGCGCACCTGCGGGCTCACCGTCCTGGTCGCGCTGCACGACCTGAACCTTGCCGCCGCCACCTGTGACCGGCTCGCGGTGCTGGAGGCCGGTGCCCTGGTCGAGGTGGGCCCACCCGCCCAGGTGCTGCGGCCGGACCTGATCCGGCGGGTGTTCGGGGTGACCCCCTCTGTGGTGACCCACCCCGGCACCGGCGCCCCGCAACTGCTCTACGAGCTCATCGACCCGTCCCCGGCAGACTCACCGACAGGCCCATCGACAGAGAGGTCCGCACAGTGA
- a CDS encoding ABC transporter substrate-binding protein, whose protein sequence is MKRTMPIVLTGCLLLAGCGAEVASEDGPGPDTVTIENCGRTIEYPVPQRAVAYDMSATERMFALGLAERMRGIVMPSTTEGPVSRSPYRADYESVETLSTDVLSREVVIGAKADWVLAGWHSGFSEERGVTPALLDEVGIQSYMYTETCYNYGTDPVTVPPLEALYTDLEQLGKIFRVGDRAERLIADLKTRAAALRRNQPEGEPARVFVYDSGTDKPFTSGAQTAPNVIVSLAGGRNIVGDLQERWTTIGWESVVDAAPEVITVIDYGDQPVEDKIAFLKSFPPLAESPAVRNERFYVLDYGEAVSGPRNIEAAEKFAEYLRSIGR, encoded by the coding sequence GTGAAACGCACCATGCCCATCGTCCTCACCGGTTGCCTGCTGCTGGCAGGCTGCGGCGCCGAGGTCGCGTCGGAGGACGGTCCGGGACCGGACACGGTGACGATCGAGAACTGCGGCCGGACGATCGAATATCCGGTCCCGCAACGTGCCGTGGCCTACGACATGAGCGCCACCGAGCGGATGTTCGCGCTGGGGCTGGCCGAGCGCATGCGCGGCATCGTCATGCCGTCCACAACGGAGGGACCGGTGTCCCGCTCGCCGTATCGCGCGGACTACGAGTCCGTGGAAACCCTCAGCACCGACGTGCTCAGCAGGGAGGTGGTGATCGGCGCCAAGGCGGACTGGGTGCTGGCAGGCTGGCACTCCGGGTTCAGCGAGGAGCGTGGCGTCACCCCCGCGCTGCTGGACGAGGTCGGCATCCAGAGCTACATGTACACCGAGACCTGCTACAACTACGGCACCGACCCGGTCACCGTGCCACCGCTGGAGGCGCTGTACACCGACCTGGAACAGCTCGGGAAGATCTTCCGCGTCGGGGACAGGGCCGAACGGCTCATCGCCGACCTGAAGACCAGGGCCGCCGCACTGCGGCGCAACCAGCCGGAAGGCGAACCCGCGCGGGTGTTCGTGTACGACTCCGGCACGGACAAGCCGTTCACCTCCGGCGCGCAGACCGCCCCGAACGTCATCGTGTCGCTGGCAGGCGGGCGCAACATCGTCGGCGACCTGCAGGAGCGCTGGACCACCATCGGCTGGGAGTCCGTTGTGGACGCCGCACCCGAGGTGATCACCGTCATCGACTACGGGGACCAGCCGGTCGAGGACAAGATCGCCTTCCTGAAGTCCTTCCCGCCGCTGGCCGAGTCGCCCGCGGTGCGCAACGAGCGGTTCTACGTGCTGGACTACGGCGAGGCAGTCAGCGGGCCGCGCAACATCGAGGCCGCCGAGAAGTTCGCCGAGTACCTGCGTTCCATCGGGCGCTGA
- a CDS encoding Rossmann-like domain-containing protein codes for MTHEVPGTVGELAAEVLHGMAGPPPAELVATSVFWLHHGTRLAGGDTTYLNHYVLVRLGGSFGACAFEAGELGPEICREYSGAPVDSLLSGPAALRIAALDAYLAETNPHREAPGAERVELPAGPPEVRARARDAAVAGLLDIRPGAKVGLIGVVNPLVDAIRQRGGDCLPCDLNLRSTQWGDRVTDSMDEVLDLADSVVATGMTLGNGSFDRILSRCRERGLPLVVYAQTGSAVARAFLGSGVTAVSAEPFPFSQFSAEPTTLYRYRAGTAEEQG; via the coding sequence GTGACACACGAAGTACCCGGCACGGTCGGCGAGCTGGCGGCGGAGGTGCTGCACGGCATGGCCGGGCCACCGCCGGCCGAACTGGTGGCAACCAGCGTGTTCTGGCTGCACCACGGAACCCGGCTCGCCGGTGGCGACACCACGTACCTCAACCACTACGTGCTGGTTCGGCTCGGCGGTTCCTTCGGCGCCTGCGCCTTCGAGGCGGGGGAGCTCGGGCCGGAGATCTGCCGGGAGTACTCCGGCGCACCGGTGGATTCGCTGCTGTCCGGCCCCGCCGCGCTGCGGATCGCAGCACTGGACGCCTACCTGGCCGAGACGAACCCGCACCGGGAGGCGCCTGGCGCGGAGCGGGTCGAGCTGCCCGCGGGCCCGCCCGAGGTGCGGGCCAGGGCGCGGGACGCCGCCGTGGCCGGCCTGCTGGACATCCGGCCCGGCGCAAAGGTGGGGCTGATCGGTGTGGTCAACCCGCTGGTCGATGCCATCCGGCAGCGGGGAGGCGACTGCCTGCCCTGCGATCTCAACCTGCGCAGCACGCAGTGGGGCGATCGGGTCACCGACTCGATGGACGAGGTACTCGACCTCGCGGACTCCGTGGTGGCGACCGGGATGACCCTTGGCAACGGCAGCTTCGACCGGATCCTGAGCCGCTGCAGGGAGCGTGGCCTGCCGCTGGTCGTCTACGCCCAGACCGGCAGCGCCGTGGCCCGTGCCTTCCTCGGCTCCGGGGTGACCGCGGTGTCCGCGGAGCCGTTCCCGTTCTCCCAGTTCAGCGCGGAACCCACGACCCTGTACCGCTACCGTGCGGGGACCGCGGAGGAGCAAGGATGA
- a CDS encoding MFS transporter — MTATEPVPGDLRMVRTLWPVLLASAVGLVPFTVFSTFLVPIADEAGTSVATMGSLRGLGGLAALLVGTALAPLIDRVPREWTAAGGLILLGLSSVLGAVGDLLALAAFCLLIGAATAVLNPALGAAAADRYGSGAAAGRAATLVTATQSLTAMLAAPVVALPALLWGWRGDLLALGAIAVLLAVILLGRREQAGPEPDQPRLGYLASFRALAAVPGALPLVLVAALRTSAFMGYLAYLAAFYDERFALAPEVFAFVWTLSGASFFIGNLLVGRFINAAGSSTRIELVLVAGLVVALAAITGFYFSPALPVALVLTAVLGLSHATVAACVVSLLVHRSGSLRGSALSINAAGMSLGVFAGAGLGGLGLGLGGYPGTAAVFGGLTLVALLAGVLVLRGRPVAAA; from the coding sequence ATGACCGCCACCGAACCCGTTCCCGGCGACCTGCGGATGGTCCGGACGTTGTGGCCGGTGCTGCTGGCCTCAGCCGTCGGGCTGGTCCCGTTCACCGTGTTCAGCACCTTCCTGGTCCCGATCGCCGATGAGGCCGGGACCAGCGTGGCCACGATGGGCAGCTTGCGCGGGCTCGGCGGGCTGGCCGCGCTGCTGGTGGGTACCGCGCTCGCGCCGCTGATCGACCGGGTACCAAGGGAATGGACCGCGGCGGGTGGACTGATCCTGCTCGGACTGTCCTCAGTGCTCGGTGCGGTGGGCGACCTGCTCGCGCTGGCAGCGTTCTGCCTGCTGATCGGCGCGGCCACCGCGGTGCTCAACCCCGCGCTCGGTGCGGCGGCCGCGGACAGGTACGGCTCCGGTGCCGCGGCCGGACGCGCCGCCACCCTGGTCACCGCCACCCAGTCGCTCACCGCCATGCTGGCCGCCCCGGTGGTGGCACTACCGGCACTGCTGTGGGGCTGGCGGGGCGACCTGCTCGCGCTCGGCGCCATCGCGGTGCTGCTCGCGGTGATCCTGCTCGGCAGGCGCGAGCAGGCCGGGCCCGAACCGGACCAGCCCCGGCTGGGCTACCTCGCCTCCTTCCGCGCCCTGGCCGCGGTGCCAGGGGCACTGCCACTGGTGCTGGTGGCCGCGCTGCGTACCAGTGCCTTCATGGGCTATCTCGCCTACCTCGCCGCGTTCTACGACGAGCGGTTCGCGCTCGCACCCGAGGTGTTCGCGTTCGTGTGGACGCTGTCCGGGGCCTCCTTCTTCATCGGCAACCTGCTGGTGGGACGGTTCATCAACGCGGCGGGCAGCAGCACCCGGATCGAGCTGGTGCTGGTGGCCGGGCTGGTAGTGGCGCTGGCCGCGATCACCGGGTTCTACTTCTCGCCTGCGCTGCCGGTGGCGCTGGTGCTCACCGCGGTGCTCGGCCTTTCCCACGCCACCGTGGCGGCCTGCGTGGTGAGCCTGCTGGTGCACCGCAGCGGCTCGCTGCGCGGGTCCGCGCTGAGCATCAACGCGGCCGGGATGAGCCTCGGTGTGTTCGCGGGCGCCGGCCTCGGCGGCCTCGGGCTGGGCCTCGGCGGCTATCCCGGCACCGCCGCGGTGTTCGGCGGGCTGACCCTGGTGGCGCTGCTCGCGGGGGTGCTGGTACTGCGCGGCCGACCCGTCGCGGCCGCATGA